The proteins below come from a single Aegilops tauschii subsp. strangulata cultivar AL8/78 chromosome 6, Aet v6.0, whole genome shotgun sequence genomic window:
- the LOC109762411 gene encoding uncharacterized protein isoform X1, which produces MITLKFNMCLRACLRVSCQLLEQRAMICNAVAIAEIMDATLILPVLKQDHMKRPDMDHSNRCTIHTMVFMVIQVERRDTRGDEIPEALRAGFSDVIEVAQHSYIVMAAKNVLAAAAATPSVPALQGTLLQIHLLDRSVGPRIRTRRRNMWHLHCCPLGARCWRDRKGGRELEVRHIVVFCLMGKYLCMPAYIVVVCLMGTTFVCLHILLRY; this is translated from the exons ATGATAACTCTGAAGTTTAATATGTGTTTACGTGCCTGCCTAAGAGTATCATGCCAATTGCTTGAGCAGCGCGCAATG ATATGTAATGCTGTTGCAATTGCTGAGATAATGGATGCAACACTAATTTTACCAGTTCTGAAGCAGGACCATATGAAAAGACCAGAC ATGGATCATTCAAATAGGTGCACGATCCATACAATGGTTTTCATGGTCATTCAAGTCGAGCGCCGAGACACTCGAGGTGATGAG ATTCCTGAAGCTTTACGTGCTGGATTCTCCGATGTAATTGAAGTAGCTCAACATAGTTACATTGTCATG GCTGCTAAGAATGTTCTAGCTGCTGCGGCGGCGACACCGTCAGTTCCTGCTTTGCAGGGCACCCTACTGCAAATACACCTTCTGGATCGG AGTGTGGGGCCGAGGATAAGGACGAGGAGAAGAAATATGTGGCATCTTCATTGTTGTCCTCTTGGCGCGCGGTGCTGGAGAGACAGAAAAGGAGGCCGAGAGCTGGAAGTGCGCCATATTGTAGTGTTTTGTTTGATGGGGAAATATCTTTGTATGCCAGCATATATTGTAGTGGTTTGTTTGATGGGAACTACCTTTGTATGCCTGCATATTTTGCTTAGGTATTGA
- the LOC109762411 gene encoding uncharacterized protein isoform X2, with the protein MITLKFNMCLRACLRVSCQLLEQRAMICNAVAIAEIMDATLILPVLKQDHMKRPDMDHSNRCTIHTMVFMVIQVERRDTRGDEIPEALRAGFSDVIEVAQHSYIVMAAKNVLAAAAATPSVPALQGTLLQIHLLDRVCIIWHRPRTVARCAGDMDEVEQYVPSSSSLRVWGRG; encoded by the exons ATGATAACTCTGAAGTTTAATATGTGTTTACGTGCCTGCCTAAGAGTATCATGCCAATTGCTTGAGCAGCGCGCAATG ATATGTAATGCTGTTGCAATTGCTGAGATAATGGATGCAACACTAATTTTACCAGTTCTGAAGCAGGACCATATGAAAAGACCAGAC ATGGATCATTCAAATAGGTGCACGATCCATACAATGGTTTTCATGGTCATTCAAGTCGAGCGCCGAGACACTCGAGGTGATGAG ATTCCTGAAGCTTTACGTGCTGGATTCTCCGATGTAATTGAAGTAGCTCAACATAGTTACATTGTCATG GCTGCTAAGAATGTTCTAGCTGCTGCGGCGGCGACACCGTCAGTTCCTGCTTTGCAGGGCACCCTACTGCAAATACACCTTCTGGATCGGGTATGTATCATATGGCATCGTCCTCGCACCGTGGCGCGCTGCGCCGGAGACATGGACGAGGTTGAGCAGTATGTGCCTTCGTCCTCTTCTCTCAGAGTGTGGGGCCGAGGATAA